TCGGCGCGGTGGCTGCGGCGGTCGTGACCGCCAACGGCGCAGTGCGCCAGCTCTCACGCGGCGTGGCCCACCTCGAGACCGGCGAGCCGCTCAGCGCACAGCACGCTTTTGACCTTGCCAGCCTGACCAAGGTGTTGGTCACCCTGCCCGAGGTGCTGAGCCTGATCGAGGACGGCCGCCTCAGCATCAACGACCGCCTGGGCCTGCACCTGCCCGACGCGGGCTGGATGCAAGAGGGCGCAGGCCTTGGCAGCGTCACGGTGGGCCAGTTGCTCACCCACTCGGCGGGCCTGCCCGCCTGGATGCCGCTGTACACCCACCCGGCCCCGCGCGCCGACCTGATCGCACGGGTGCTGCAAGTCAGCCTCGAGGCCGCGCCGGGCACGGCGGTGAAGTACTCGGACCTGGGCTTCATCCTGCTGGGCGAAGTGGTCGAGCGCCTGCGCGGCACCGGCCTCGAGGCGCTCGCCCGGCGGCGCGGCTGGGTGCACTTCCGCCCGCAGGGCCCGGCGGTCGCCACCGAGCGCTGCCCCTGGCGCGGACGCATCTTGCAGGGCGAGGTGCACGACGAGAACGCCTCGGCGCTGGGCGGTGTAAGCGGTCACGCCGGGGCCTTTGGCACCCTCGAGGACGTTGTGCGCGCCGCGCAGGCGTGGCTGACGGACGCGGTGAGTCCGGCCATGCGCGCCCTGATGACCCGCCCCTGGGTCAGCGAGGCCAGCGGCGCGCCGCGCGGCCTGGGCTGGATGCTGGGCCACCCGACCTGCTCGGGCGGCGAACTGTCCAGCCCGCAGGCCTTCGGGCACACCGGCTTCACCGGCACCAGCTTGTGGGTCGAGCCTACCCGGGGTTACGCCACCGTCTTGCTCACCAACCGAGTTCACCCCACCCGCCACGGCGGGGACGAAATCATCCACCTGCGGCGCCGTTTTGCCAACGCGATCCACGCCGCCTACCGAGGACCCGCATGACCCAGTCTCAGTTACCCGGAACCGAACGCATCTCCGAGGCGCACCGCGACCTCGACACCCTGCCCACCGCCGACATCGTCACGGCCCTGCTCGAGGACCAGGCGCGCGGTGCGCAGGCGGCCCTCGAGGCGGCAGCGGCCCTGACCCGGGCGGCCGAGGAGATCGCCGCGCGCCTCGCGCGCGGCGGGCGGCTGCTGTACGCCGGAGCCGGGACCAGCGGCCGACTGGCCCAGCTAGACGCCGCCGAGCTGCCCCCCACCTTCTCCTGGCCCACCGAGCGCGCCGTGGCCCTGCTCGCCGGAGGCCGCGAGGCGATGTGGGAAGCCCGCGAGGGCGCCGAGGACGACGCCGAGCAGGGCGCTGCGGACCTGCTGGCCCTTGACCCCGGTCCTAACGACGCGCTGCTGGCCATCGCCGCCTCGGGGACCACGCCGTACGCGCTCGGCGCCCTGCACGCTGCCAAACAGGTCGGAACGCTCGCGGTCGGCATCGCCAACAATCCTGGCACGCCTCTGCTGGCCGGGGCCGACATCGCCATCTTGCTCAACACCGGCCCCGAGGTGATCTCGGGCAGCACGCGCCTCAAGGCCGGA
The Deinobacterium chartae DNA segment above includes these coding regions:
- a CDS encoding serine hydrolase domain-containing protein — translated: MSPEPRFDPARLDTAFALLEASSIGAVAAAVVTANGAVRQLSRGVAHLETGEPLSAQHAFDLASLTKVLVTLPEVLSLIEDGRLSINDRLGLHLPDAGWMQEGAGLGSVTVGQLLTHSAGLPAWMPLYTHPAPRADLIARVLQVSLEAAPGTAVKYSDLGFILLGEVVERLRGTGLEALARRRGWVHFRPQGPAVATERCPWRGRILQGEVHDENASALGGVSGHAGAFGTLEDVVRAAQAWLTDAVSPAMRALMTRPWVSEASGAPRGLGWMLGHPTCSGGELSSPQAFGHTGFTGTSLWVEPTRGYATVLLTNRVHPTRHGGDEIIHLRRRFANAIHAAYRGPA
- a CDS encoding N-acetylmuramic acid 6-phosphate etherase; this encodes MTQSQLPGTERISEAHRDLDTLPTADIVTALLEDQARGAQAALEAAAALTRAAEEIAARLARGGRLLYAGAGTSGRLAQLDAAELPPTFSWPTERAVALLAGGREAMWEAREGAEDDAEQGAADLLALDPGPNDALLAIAASGTTPYALGALHAAKQVGTLAVGIANNPGTPLLAGADIAILLNTGPEVISGSTRLKAGTAQKIALNTLSSSVMVRLGKVYGNLMVDLKATNAKLRARAVRLVQAATGHGESESAAALEACGWQVSAATVMLLRGVSAEEARARLEASGGHVRAALE